Part of the Pseudobdellovibrionaceae bacterium genome is shown below.
AAAAGCCTTAGACCTCGCAGAACAACTTCAAACCCTGGTTATTGTTCTCTCAGATTTGGATTTGGGGATGAACCTGTGGATGAGTGATGAGTTTAAACCATCGACTCAACCCTTCGAGAGAGGAAAAGTGCTAAGCAAAAGTGATTTAGAGAGTTTATCTCGAAAATTTGGTCGATATGATGATGTCGATGGAGATGGAATCCCCTATCGAACGCTTCCGGGCACGGCCCATCCCGATGCCGCTTACTTCACACGAGGCACAGGCCATGATGCGTTTGCCAAGTACACTGAGAACAATGAGGTGTACCAACAACTCCAAGATCGCCTGAAGCGAAAATACGAGACTGCAAAAGGCTACGTGCCTGAACCAAAGGTCCAACTCGAAAAAGATTCTGCCGTGGGATTGATCGCCTATGGATCAAGTGACTTTTGTGTTCCGGAAGTTTTAGAAGAGCTGAAAAACAACAAAATTGGCGCTAGCTATTTGCGATTACGAGCCCTGCCGTTTTCTGATGCGGTTCGAGATTTTATTGATCGACATGAGCGTATATATGTCATTGAACAAAACCGGGACGCTCAACTTTTGACAATTATAAAAGCTGAAATGCCTGATATGTGTAAGAGACTTCACTCTGTCACTGAATACGATGGGCTTCCGCTGTCCGCAGCCCACGTTATGGAAAAAATACTCGAGCAAGAATTGAAATTAAAAGGGTAACAACATGGCGGAAACACAAAAATCAAATGTTAATAAATTGGGGCTGAGTAAAAAAGACTACGTGGGCGCTCCGTCAACATTGTGCACCGGGTGCGGACACGATAGCGTCACCAATCATATTATCTCCGCTTTCTTTTTATCAAATATATCCCCATATAATGTGGCCAAGATGTCGGGAATAGGATGCTCGAGCAAAACGCCCACCTATTTTATGAGTCAATCGCATGGATTTAACTCCATTCATGGACGCATGGCGCCCCTTTCTACGGGAGCCAAAACTGTAAACTACCCAATGACTTTTATTGGTATTTCTGGAGATGGCGACACAGCAAGTATCGGACTCGGCGGTTTTGCTCACCTCGTTCGTCGAAATGTTCCCATGGTCTACATAATTGAAAACAATGGCGTCTACGGCTTAACAAAAGGCCAATTTTCTGCCACCGCTGACGTTGGGTCCACGCTGAAGTCAGGGTCTAAAAATCCGTTTTTAAATATTGATATTTGTTCTATGGCCATAGACCTTGGCTGTGGATTTGTTGCCCGCTCCTTTTCGGGAGACGCCAAACAGCTTGTGCCACTAATAGAAGCGGCCTTTCGCCACAAGGGCACAGCTGTCATCGATGTCATTTCTCCTTGCGTGACCTTTGCCAATCACGATGGATCTACAAAAAGTTATAACTATGTCAAAGAACACAAAAGGGCGCTTCAAGAACTGGGTTTTGTTCAACCCGAAGAGACCATATCGGTAGACTATGAAGAAGGTCAGACCACAGAAGTGAGTCTTCCTGATGGGTCGACACTTCTATTGAGCAAACTCGACTCACAAGACCATGACATTCACGATCCCGAAGGGGCTATTTCTAAACTCCACAAAGCCCGTCGCCAAGGTGAACTTCTCACTGGTCTTTTTTACTACAATGATAGAATCCCTGAATTTTCAGAAGCTGAAGAGCTCACGGCAACGCCACTGGTTCATTTGTCTGAAGACGAACTTCGACCACCCAGCTCAGCGTTATCTGAAATTTTAGCTAATTTTAAATAAAAGGAGACGACTTATGGCGAATGCCCCCAAAAACCGGCCCCACCACAAGCCGGTGGTGCAAAAGATTATTCAACCCGTAGAAAGCTTCATGGCAATGGAATCAGCCAGCGGCATCACGCTTATGGCTGCGGCGATTATTGCCATGATCTGGGCGAACTCTCCGTTTAAGGAAAGCTATCACCATTTTGTTGAAATGCCCGTAGGTTTTGCTCTTGGCTCATGGACCATGATGAAAAGTCTGCACCACTGGGTGAATGACGGACTTATGGTTATTTTCTTTTTTGTGGTGGGACTTGAAATTAAGCGAGAACTCCTAGTGGGTGAACTTTCGTCGCCAAAGCGAGCTGCCTTACCTATGTTTGCGGCCCTTGGCGGGATGATTTTCCCAGCACTTATTTATTTGGCCTTTAACAAAACGGGTATCAGCCATTCAGGGTGGGGAATCCCCATGGCCACCGACATTGCCTTTGCCGTGGGAATATTAACACTTCTGGGAAAACGAGTGCCCTTTGTACTTAAAGTTTTTCTTTTGGCCCTGGCCATCGTCGATGATTTAGGGGCCGTTTTGGTCATTGCGTTTTTCTATACAGCCGAAATTTCCACTCACGCCCTCGGTCTAGCCGTGTTGGGATTGGCCATCACCTATATCATGCGTTATGCCGGAATTCGAAAGCATTTAGTCTACGTGGTTTTGGGTGTTTGGGTTTGGCTTGGTTTTCTAAAAAGTGGTGTGCATGCCACCGTGGCCGGAGTTCTTATCGGGTTAGTGACGCCGCTTGATCGATTGTATGCCTTAACCGAACTTCCCAGTAAATTAAAACAATCTGTAGACGGATTCATTGCCGCTATTTCAGGCAACAACGGCGACGAAAACCTCACCTACGAAGCCGTGAACCATCTTGAAGACCTTCATCACACGGTTGTAGAAGCCCAATCACCCATTGATCGATTTATTCACATGCTTCATCCCTGGGTGGGATTTGTCATTATGCCTATCTTTGCATTGATCAATGCGGGGGTGACAATTGAAGGTGTGAGTTTTTCTGAGGTCCTCTCGCACAATATCACTGTGGGCGTGATCCTTGGCCTGCTCGTTGGAAAGCCCATTGGGGTTTTTCTACTCTCTTACATCGCTGTGAAACTGAAAATCGCCGACTTGCCGCAAGGCGTAACTTGGTTCCATGTTGTGGGCGTGGGTTTCCTTGCCGGTATTGGTTTTACAATGGCCCTTTTTATTAGCAATTTGGCGCTGAAGACCCCTGAGTTAGAGATTTATTCGAAGGTCGGCATCCTTACAGCCTCTGTCTTAGCCGGCATTGTGGGCTCAATACTTTTGCTCATGGGAAAAAGTGAGAAAGCTTCGGAGTAAACCCCTTCATTGACATCACTGACCCTCTTACGTATCCATGTGATCTGGGTTCAACACCCCGGGTGTTGAACCCATGGGGTCACGTAGCTCAACCGGATAGAGCACCTGCCTTCTAAGCAGGGGGTTGCAGGTTCAAGTCCTGCCGTGACCGCCAACTTTTTTGTCATTTCGACATTGGGGTGAGTTAAAAACCGTGTTGCACATATAATAATCCAGCGCAGGGGTACCATATGAAAGCTATCAATATATTAATTGGACTGAGTTTGATTTTCAGCATGGGTGGTGTGCTGGGATGCCGAAAAAGCTCTGATACGTCGAACTTAAAAACTATGCGTTTGGCCTTAGGCGACGACACGAAAACGCTGGATCCAGCAACCGCCTATGATTCGGTATCATTGGATGTGGTGCCTCTCATTTATGAGGGCCTCTATCAGTACAACTATGACAAACGCCCCGTAGAGCCCGAGCCCCTTCTCGCTGAAGGAATGCCACAAATCTCTGATGATAAGCTCACCTACACCATAAAAATAAAAAAAGGTGTGATATTTCATGATTCTGAAGTGTTTGCTAGCGGCAAAGGCCGCGAGCTAAAAGCCGAAGATGTGGTCTACGGCTGGAAACGCCTAGCCATCCCACAGTTAAAATCGCCTGGCATTTGGGTTTATGATGGCAAGATCAAGGGCTACTCTGACTTTAAAAAAATGCTGCAAAACAATCGGGAAAACATTAACGATGCGATTCACTCGCCAATTGTTGGCCTGAACGCTGTGGATGATTACACGATAAAAGTTCAACTCACAGAACCCTACCCGCAACTGATCCACATTATGACCATGCCATTTGCCGCTCCCGTGCCCAAAGAAGCGGCTGAAAAATGGGGGCAAGAAGGTCTCATTCGAAAAATGGTTGGCACCGGTCCCTTTTACTTAAAAACAATGACCGAAGGGTCCAAAATCATTTTGGCAAAAAACCCCCATTACCATGTCAAAGACCTTCCGAAACTCGACGAGATCAGCTACCAAATCATTAAAGAACCTCTGCCGGCATGGCTGATGTTTTTAAAAGGTCAACTGGATCTGTCTGGAATCCCGAAAGACAGCTACGATACCGCCATCCAAGACGACAAACATGTCTCGGAAGAATTAAAAAACAAAGGCATTTCTCTACTGATTCAAGAAAGACCTGTCTCCTGGTATTTGAATTTCAACATAAAAGATTCTCTCTTGGGTAAAAACGCTGATTTAAGACGAGCCATTGTGCGAACCATAGATCGGGATCAGTTCATTGAAAAGTTTCTCAATGGCCGCGGCGTTAAAGCCACAAGTCTCATTCCTACGGCTATCCCGGGCCATGTAACCCGCGATCATGTGCCCGGCGATTACAATTTGGCAGAAGCTAAAAAATACCTGGAAAAAGCCGGATACCCCAATGGCAAAGGACTTCCCGAAATTCGGTATGATCTCAGAGGGGCCAGCACGCCCTCTCGTCAGCAAGCTGAATACTTTAAGAATTCACTGGCTCAAGTGGGCATAAATATTAAGATCATTCCCAATTCTTTTCCGGCCTACTTAGAAAAAGAAAAAAACGGCAACCTGCAGTTTTTCATGGGTGGATGGGGTGCGGACTACCCCGATGCGGAAAACTTCTTGCAATTGTTTTATAGCAAGAACGTTTCGCCCGGCCCCAATGCCTCAAATTACGTGAATCCAGAATTTGACAAGCTCTACGAGAGGATTGCAAAAATGGAGGACTCTGAAGATCGTCGAGCTCTAATTAAAAAGGCCGAGGACCTACTTTTCGACGAGGCTATATGCTCCATGTTGTTTTTTCCAACGGCCTATATTCTTCAACATCAATGGGTCAGTAATTACAAACCAAATGAGTTGATCAGTAACATCATGAAGTATGTGGACGTGGATCCCAAATCCAGAGACACAGCCTTAAAGAAACACTTCTAAGGAGTCTGCGCTATTTTTTCGAAGTGGATTAAGAGCATCAGTTGTATACCGCTGTATTCCATTGCATTCGTGGCCCCCAATGGCCACTATTTGCTAAAGGACTCGTCGGCCTCATTTGAGCAATGGCCCACAACCCGCTGGCGGATGCTTGAAGCGAGCTCCGGACGGCCCAGCGGTAAGATTTCATTTGAACCCTGTCTGGGACAGGCGGCCATTAGCGTGCAACTTCCAGGCAACCTCCCAAACCAAAAAGAACTCACCGAGTTTGTCGTCGCCATCAGCGCCGATGCAAAATGCAGCGAGGGACACGAGCAAATTAAAGCCTTTGATCTCGAATTTCTGGATCACTTTAAGAAAAATCTCCAGCTAAAGCCGCTTAAAAAAAGTGCAAACTGCGGGTTAAATGTAGAAACTCAGTCGTTAGGTCCTCATCTTGCCAAAACCACATTCTCACTGGATCGACCTCAAGATAAGGTCTCTCTCACATTAGTTTCATTGAGCTCTGCCAACCCCAGTTCACCACCGCCCAGTGGCCCCTATCAAATAATTTCGATGGAATCCTGTTATCAGGATGACAATGGCGATCGGCTTCTTGTTTTAAATGTGAAAAATTCCTGTAGCGACTGCGATCCCAATGTGCCAGAATCCCATTGGCAGGATTACAGAACTTTTTCTGGAGTCTATGTCCAATCTCGAGTGGACAATCTTATTGGCCTCAGTGCCTATAAGAAAAAGCAGTACAAAACCGCCGCCAGTTGGTTTTCAAAGGCCGTTGAAAAAGACTCCGACTATGTAGTAGCTCGCGTGAACCTTGCAGGGTCTCTTGCTCGATCAGGAAAAGATGTTCAAGCTCTCGAACACCTCAAGGTCGCGTTGAAAGACGACCCCGAATATACCCGAAAAAAAATGAAAACAGATCGTGATTTTTCTGGAATCAAAAAAGATCCACGTTTTAAAGCTCTACTCCGATGAGAAGGGTTGCCCCGCCATAATATTTGCCAGTCGCTTTGTTTGAGGAAAACTAGATAAAACAAACTTAACAATGGCCGTGATTGGAACCGCCAAAAACATTCCAGGAATCCCCCAGACGATTCCCCAAAAAATCAAAAAGAACAACAACGTCGCTGGGTGCAGGCCAAGGCTCTTACCCATCAACTTGGGCTCTATCACGTTGCCAATTGAAAATTGAACCAGACCAGGTAGGACTACAGCCAAGGCAAAATCAAGGCCCAATCCAAACTGCAAAATGGCCACTGGAATTGGCAATAGAGTCGCAAAAATCGAACCCACACTGGGTATGAAGTTTAACAAAAAGGCTAAGACTCCAAACATAAACGCCAAATCTAAGCCCAGAAAGGCCAATATGGCCCCAACCAACACTCCTGTGGCCAACGACAATACAAATTTTGTCCAAACATATTTCGATATTTGTGTGAGAATGGTCGTCATAAACTGAGGCATATGCCCAGACCGAGCCTGACCCAGTAGCATGAACACCAAAAAGATCAGAATTAAAAAGAAGTTTCCAATTAGACCCATAAACTGACCGGTAAACCTTTGAATAACAGTAAATACCCGCGCCGTTTCCAATTCCGTTCGAAAATGTGAAAGATCAAATCCAGAAATCCCCCATTTTTCTAGCTCCACAGCCAATTCATTCATAAATTGAGTCAACCGAACATGATATAGAGGTGCACTGTCAAAAAAGCTCTTTAGTGAAACTGAAACAATAGCCACTAAACCCAACACCATCAATCCAGCCAAAACCAAGGTGAAAAGCACCGATAGGCTTCGCGGCAGTTTAAAACGATCTTCAAGATTATCCACCAGTGGGGAGACCATAAAATACAAAAACAGTGATAAAACAAATGGCACCATCACGGCTCGCAAATGCATGAGTGTGGCCGTCACCGCAATCACGGCCATTGTCGCCAAGCTCACCGCCATAACTTTGGTGTAAAATTCAGTGCTTTCAGTGGTTGATGGTTCGGTCATGCTATGGCCTCCATTGAATACAATCGACGATTGCATTCTGTTATAAAAACGCCGTCAATAACTCAGGTTTGTTTGCAACCATTTTTCGACCTGAGTGAGTGGCAGACCTTTTCTTCGGGCATAATCTTCTATCTGATCGCGCCCCAGCAAACCCACGTTGAAATAG
Proteins encoded:
- a CDS encoding 2-oxoacid:ferredoxin oxidoreductase subunit beta, whose amino-acid sequence is MAETQKSNVNKLGLSKKDYVGAPSTLCTGCGHDSVTNHIISAFFLSNISPYNVAKMSGIGCSSKTPTYFMSQSHGFNSIHGRMAPLSTGAKTVNYPMTFIGISGDGDTASIGLGGFAHLVRRNVPMVYIIENNGVYGLTKGQFSATADVGSTLKSGSKNPFLNIDICSMAIDLGCGFVARSFSGDAKQLVPLIEAAFRHKGTAVIDVISPCVTFANHDGSTKSYNYVKEHKRALQELGFVQPEETISVDYEEGQTTEVSLPDGSTLLLSKLDSQDHDIHDPEGAISKLHKARRQGELLTGLFYYNDRIPEFSEAEELTATPLVHLSEDELRPPSSALSEILANFK
- the nhaA gene encoding Na+/H+ antiporter NhaA; the protein is MANAPKNRPHHKPVVQKIIQPVESFMAMESASGITLMAAAIIAMIWANSPFKESYHHFVEMPVGFALGSWTMMKSLHHWVNDGLMVIFFFVVGLEIKRELLVGELSSPKRAALPMFAALGGMIFPALIYLAFNKTGISHSGWGIPMATDIAFAVGILTLLGKRVPFVLKVFLLALAIVDDLGAVLVIAFFYTAEISTHALGLAVLGLAITYIMRYAGIRKHLVYVVLGVWVWLGFLKSGVHATVAGVLIGLVTPLDRLYALTELPSKLKQSVDGFIAAISGNNGDENLTYEAVNHLEDLHHTVVEAQSPIDRFIHMLHPWVGFVIMPIFALINAGVTIEGVSFSEVLSHNITVGVILGLLVGKPIGVFLLSYIAVKLKIADLPQGVTWFHVVGVGFLAGIGFTMALFISNLALKTPELEIYSKVGILTASVLAGIVGSILLLMGKSEKASE
- a CDS encoding tetratricopeptide repeat protein — encoded protein: MQLPGNLPNQKELTEFVVAISADAKCSEGHEQIKAFDLEFLDHFKKNLQLKPLKKSANCGLNVETQSLGPHLAKTTFSLDRPQDKVSLTLVSLSSANPSSPPPSGPYQIISMESCYQDDNGDRLLVLNVKNSCSDCDPNVPESHWQDYRTFSGVYVQSRVDNLIGLSAYKKKQYKTAASWFSKAVEKDSDYVVARVNLAGSLARSGKDVQALEHLKVALKDDPEYTRKKMKTDRDFSGIKKDPRFKALLR
- a CDS encoding AI-2E family transporter gives rise to the protein MTEPSTTESTEFYTKVMAVSLATMAVIAVTATLMHLRAVMVPFVLSLFLYFMVSPLVDNLEDRFKLPRSLSVLFTLVLAGLMVLGLVAIVSVSLKSFFDSAPLYHVRLTQFMNELAVELEKWGISGFDLSHFRTELETARVFTVIQRFTGQFMGLIGNFFLILIFLVFMLLGQARSGHMPQFMTTILTQISKYVWTKFVLSLATGVLVGAILAFLGLDLAFMFGVLAFLLNFIPSVGSIFATLLPIPVAILQFGLGLDFALAVVLPGLVQFSIGNVIEPKLMGKSLGLHPATLLFFLIFWGIVWGIPGMFLAVPITAIVKFVLSSFPQTKRLANIMAGQPFSSE